The window acattagggacaatttaccatttaacCAGgtatattaacctacaaatatgaaCATACGTCATTGgagtattggaggaaaccgaagatctcggagaagacccacgcaggtcacggggaggggggggggggggggggggggggacgtacaaacaccgtacagacagcacccgtagtcgggatggaacccgggtgactggcgctgtgaggcagcaactctacccgctgcgccaccgtgccgtgcagAATATGAAACACGTAACGCTACAGTTAAGACATTTCACCTTCTCCAATCTGTGTTTCCTACAGGAAATGATGGGTCAATCAAGCTTCAATCTAGATGACCATGActttgacaatatctttgaaaACTATTCGTACGAGTACGATGTTGAGCCCGGCGTATCTCCCTGCATCCCCCTGGTGAAGAAGTCGCTCAACGTGATGTTGGCCGCGGTCTACAGCCTGGTGTGTCTCTTGGCCGTGACGGGGAATGTACTGGTGTTGGTGGTCATCCTTCATAACCGCCGCTCCATCTCATCCACGGACGTCTACCTGCTCCATCTGGCCACGGCCGACCTGCTCTTTGCCCTCACCCTGCCCTTCTGGGCAGTGGACGCCGTATCTGGCTGGGTGTTTGGTGACGCCATGTGTAAGGTGATCAGTATGTTGCAGGAGGTGAACTTTTACAGTGGCATCCTCCTGCTGGCCTGCATCAGCGTGGACCGCTACCTGGCCATTGTCCGCTCTGCCCAGTCGCACGGCCACAAGAGGCCGTGGATGGTCAAACTGGTGTGTGCCATCGTCTGGCTCGTGGCCCTGCTCCTGTCCTTGCCCGTCCTCTACAAGGGTGAGTTGATCCATGATCACAGGACCCTGTGCTACGAGATCCTCGACGGACAATCGGCCGACATCTGGAGAACCGCCACCAGGTTTGTACGGCACGTGATTGGCTTCCTCATGCCGCTGGCCGCCATGGTCTTCTGCTACTCCGTCACCGTGTGGAAACTGTGCCAGACCAAGGGCTTCCAGAAGCAGAAAGCCATGAAGGTCATCATCGCAGTGGTGCTGGCCTTCCTGGCGTGCTGGCTGCCCCACAACATCACGGTGCTGGTCGACACGCTGATGAGGAGCAAACTCATCGAAGACTCTTGCGCCAAACGCGACCACTTGGACAGGGCTCTGTCCGCCACCCAAACCCTGGGCTTCACGCACAGCTGCATCAACCTAATCCTCTACGCATTCATCGGGGTGAAGTTCAGGAGGAACCTGGTGAAGATCTTGGCTAAATCTGGAATCGTGAGGCGAGCGATCATCTCCAAGTACAGGAGGTCCATGTCGTCCATCTCTGAATCTGGCCTCATCTCCACCGCCATCTACATGGACCACGATGTAAACGTCCGGGCCACTAAGTAACTGACTGGGAAGGAACATGAAGGGACGTACAGCCACATCTAACCATTGGAACGTCCAAACAGCTGAAAGAACATCAGTGGAGACAAGAACAAGATGAACAATGTAGGCGAccaatcttagaaacatagacatagaaacatagaaaataggtgcaggagtaggccactcggcccttcgagcctgcaccgccattcaatatgatcatggctgatcatccaactcagtatcctgtacctgccttctctacataccccctgatccctttagccacaagggccacatctaaccctcttaaatatagccaatgaactggccaactaccttctgtggcagagaattccacagattcaccagtctctgtgtgaaatattttttttttccatctcggtgctaaaagatttcccccttatccttaaactgtgaccccttattctggacttcccaaacattgggaacaatcttcctgcatctagcctgtccaaccccttaagaattttgtaagtttctatacgattccccctcaatcttctaaattctagcgagtacaagccaagtacgatagagagatagagatacagagggaaacaggcccttcggcccatcacctgcatgctgaccatcaaccactcatTCACACTGTTCCTACCCTCAACCAATCCAAATTGCAGAAGACATTGAGGCCACATTAgaagtaatgtttaagaaagaactgcagatgctagaaaaatctaaaatgctggag is drawn from Amblyraja radiata isolate CabotCenter1 chromosome 7, sAmbRad1.1.pri, whole genome shotgun sequence and contains these coding sequences:
- the LOC116974877 gene encoding C-X-C chemokine receptor type 2-like, yielding MGQSSFNLDDHDFDNIFENYSYEYDVEPGVSPCIPLVKKSLNVMLAAVYSLVCLLAVTGNVLVLVVILHNRRSISSTDVYLLHLATADLLFALTLPFWAVDAVSGWVFGDAMCKVISMLQEVNFYSGILLLACISVDRYLAIVRSAQSHGHKRPWMVKLVCAIVWLVALLLSLPVLYKGELIHDHRTLCYEILDGQSADIWRTATRFVRHVIGFLMPLAAMVFCYSVTVWKLCQTKGFQKQKAMKVIIAVVLAFLACWLPHNITVLVDTLMRSKLIEDSCAKRDHLDRALSATQTLGFTHSCINLILYAFIGVKFRRNLVKILAKSGIVRRAIISKYRRSMSSISESGLISTAIYMDHDVNVRATK